One region of Hymenobacter sediminicola genomic DNA includes:
- a CDS encoding SH3 domain-containing protein, with the protein MRKILPLFFLVWVLRPQLATAQKVTPELLRADSAFVAGAYVPAYTLYRQILRQQHLASPRMLLRMAYVQEGLGHYPMALYYLSMAQARQPRFSTWRKMATIARDNRLTGYPETWRQDLMLTFRRYYYLGLQALLIGAVVGGTLLLLRRNRLSRGWWTAYGAYLLFTGAYLNLLGNERAALVAHPHAALMSGPSAGATWLTTAAAGDRLVVQGKQDTWYRVQWQGQDAYIRVQDLLLVQ; encoded by the coding sequence TTGCGGAAAATACTCCCTCTTTTTTTTCTGGTCTGGGTACTGAGGCCCCAACTCGCTACGGCCCAAAAAGTTACTCCTGAGCTACTTCGTGCCGATTCTGCCTTTGTAGCCGGTGCCTATGTGCCCGCTTATACGCTGTACCGCCAGATCCTACGCCAGCAGCATCTGGCTTCGCCGCGCATGCTGCTGCGGATGGCTTATGTGCAGGAAGGGCTAGGCCACTACCCCATGGCGCTCTACTACCTAAGCATGGCGCAAGCCCGGCAGCCTCGGTTTTCTACTTGGCGCAAGATGGCCACCATTGCCCGCGACAACCGCCTCACCGGCTACCCTGAGACTTGGCGGCAGGATCTGATGCTGACCTTTCGGCGCTACTACTACTTAGGGTTGCAGGCACTGTTGATTGGGGCCGTAGTCGGTGGCACCTTGCTGCTGTTGCGTCGCAATCGGCTTTCTAGGGGCTGGTGGACAGCTTACGGAGCGTATCTGCTGTTCACCGGAGCCTACCTTAACCTGCTGGGTAATGAGCGAGCCGCCCTGGTAGCCCATCCACACGCGGCCCTGATGAGTGGGCCCAGTGCCGGTGCTACCTGGCTGACAACCGCTGCGGCCGGCGACCGGCTGGTGGTGCAGGGCAAACAGGACACTTGGTACCGTGTGCAGTGGCAAGGCCAAGATGCCTATATCCGGGTTCAGGACCTGCTGCTGGTGCAGTGA
- a CDS encoding SDR family oxidoreductase: MKDKVVLITGGTSGIGRACAVAFGQAGARVVVTGRDEARLQDTARELAGLGISHHTVRADVGVATDSERAVQETIAAFGRLDVLLNNAGISMRARFQDVDLSVIERLMQTNFFGTVYTTKFALPHVLASKGSVVGISSIAGYRGLPGRTGYSASKFAMHGFLEALRTELLPQGVHVLLACPGFTASNIRQVALAADGSAQGESPRDEQKMMSSEEVAQHILNAVRHRRRDLVLTSQGKLTVFLNKWLPAITDKLVLSHFRKEEKDFEV, from the coding sequence ATGAAAGATAAAGTAGTGCTAATAACCGGTGGTACATCCGGTATCGGGCGCGCCTGTGCTGTCGCCTTTGGTCAGGCCGGGGCCCGGGTCGTTGTGACGGGCCGCGACGAAGCCCGTCTGCAGGATACTGCTCGTGAATTGGCCGGACTGGGCATCAGCCACCACACAGTGCGCGCCGATGTAGGCGTTGCCACCGATTCGGAGCGGGCCGTGCAGGAAACCATTGCGGCTTTCGGCCGTCTTGATGTTCTGCTCAACAACGCCGGTATCAGCATGCGCGCCCGTTTTCAGGACGTGGACCTGAGCGTGATTGAGCGCCTGATGCAGACCAACTTTTTCGGTACCGTGTATACCACCAAGTTTGCGCTGCCGCATGTGCTGGCCAGCAAAGGTTCTGTGGTCGGCATCAGTAGCATCGCCGGCTACCGGGGCCTGCCCGGCCGCACCGGCTATTCGGCCTCCAAATTCGCCATGCACGGCTTTCTGGAAGCGTTGCGTACTGAGTTGCTGCCGCAGGGCGTACATGTGCTGCTGGCTTGCCCTGGTTTTACGGCCTCCAATATCCGGCAGGTGGCGCTGGCCGCCGATGGCTCCGCCCAGGGCGAGTCGCCGCGCGACGAACAGAAAATGATGAGCAGCGAAGAAGTAGCTCAGCACATTCTAAATGCTGTCCGGCACCGCCGCCGCGACTTGGTGCTCACCAGCCAAGGTAAGCTCACCGTCTTCCTCAACAAGTGGCTGCCTGCCATTACCGATAAGCTGGTCCTCAGTCATTTCAGGAAAGAGGAAAAGGATTTCGAGGTGTAA
- a CDS encoding TSUP family transporter, producing the protein MNTADTSAARLSGALPPSETNRLFPIFLKLEQLHVLLVGGGAVGHEKLLVLLSNSPATAVTVVAPWFAPQLLALASQHPQVQLRQQPFQVTDLVGHDLVIVATNDKVLNLEIKAAASRQRLLCNVADKPDACDFYLGSIVQKGDLKIAISTNGKSPTISKRLREMLTEALPNELHDVLQRMASIREKVGGDFAHKVRSLNAVTAELAGGPAYESPAAARWRRRATWALVAFGVLLVFNIFSFYFTWQQAWEVASNADTFYLFVAIGFGAQLIDGLLGMGYGVVTAISLMSMNIAPAAVSASIHTAEMFASGASGYHHYRFGNVNKKLFKVLLIPGVLGAITGAYLLSRFGETYASYVKPLLAGYLLLLGIRIISKAFSKPGPRKKHKKLGFLAAAGGFLDSFGGGGWGPLVTSTLIAGGRTPQYVIGSVSVTEFFVTFASAVTFFATLGISHWQIILGLIVGGIAAAPFAARLAGRIPVRWMFVGVGLMVIVWSLWALRKLF; encoded by the coding sequence ATGAACACCGCCGACACCTCCGCCGCGCGCCTGTCCGGGGCACTCCCACCCTCGGAAACCAACCGGCTGTTTCCTATTTTCCTGAAGCTGGAACAGTTACACGTGCTCTTGGTAGGAGGCGGCGCTGTCGGCCACGAAAAGCTGCTGGTGCTGCTCAGCAACAGTCCGGCCACGGCCGTTACCGTGGTAGCACCGTGGTTTGCGCCGCAGCTCCTAGCCCTGGCCAGCCAGCACCCACAGGTGCAGCTTCGCCAGCAGCCCTTCCAGGTCACCGATTTAGTAGGCCACGACCTGGTTATTGTAGCTACCAACGATAAGGTGCTGAACCTGGAAATCAAGGCGGCGGCCTCACGCCAGCGTCTGCTCTGCAACGTGGCCGACAAGCCCGATGCCTGCGACTTTTACCTGGGCTCTATCGTGCAGAAAGGCGACCTGAAAATTGCCATCAGCACCAACGGTAAGTCGCCCACCATTTCCAAGCGTCTGCGCGAAATGCTGACGGAGGCGCTGCCCAACGAGTTGCATGATGTGCTGCAGCGCATGGCCAGTATCCGCGAAAAAGTGGGCGGCGACTTCGCCCACAAAGTAAGGTCGCTGAATGCCGTAACCGCCGAACTAGCCGGCGGACCGGCCTACGAGTCGCCGGCGGCAGCTAGGTGGCGGCGGCGGGCTACCTGGGCGCTGGTGGCATTTGGCGTATTACTGGTGTTCAACATTTTCTCCTTCTATTTCACCTGGCAACAGGCGTGGGAAGTAGCCAGCAACGCCGACACATTCTATCTATTCGTCGCCATCGGTTTCGGCGCGCAACTGATTGACGGATTGCTGGGCATGGGTTACGGCGTCGTCACGGCCATCAGCCTGATGAGCATGAACATTGCCCCGGCCGCCGTTAGCGCCAGCATCCACACGGCCGAAATGTTTGCCAGCGGCGCTTCCGGCTACCACCATTACCGCTTCGGCAATGTCAATAAGAAACTCTTCAAAGTTCTCCTTATTCCGGGCGTGCTGGGTGCCATCACCGGTGCCTACCTCCTCTCCCGCTTCGGCGAAACCTATGCCAGCTACGTGAAACCGCTGCTGGCCGGCTACCTGCTGCTGCTGGGCATCCGTATTATCAGCAAAGCCTTTTCCAAACCGGGCCCGCGCAAAAAGCACAAGAAGCTAGGATTTCTGGCGGCAGCCGGCGGCTTCCTCGATTCGTTTGGGGGCGGCGGCTGGGGTCCGCTGGTCACTAGCACGCTCATTGCGGGAGGCCGCACACCGCAGTATGTTATCGGCTCGGTCAGCGTCACGGAGTTTTTTGTCACGTTTGCCAGCGCCGTCACATTTTTTGCCACGCTGGGCATCTCACACTGGCAGATTATCCTGGGCCTGATTGTGGGCGGAATTGCCGCAGCCCCTTTCGCAGCCCGCCTTGCCGGCCGTATCCCGGTACGTTGGATGTTTGTGGGTGTGGGCCTGATGGTAATTGTTTGGAGTCTATGGGCGCTGCGAAAGCTGTTTTAA
- a CDS encoding GEVED domain-containing protein, with protein MIPTLLIRRSAPAFWASLLLLILPLTQTAWAQCPPTTSACTPGSAPSSSFAFGMGILNVTLGSINNTTLGVQEGFRDYACTIGTTLTVGQNYPISVRTNANANENVRVYLDLNNDGTLNPTTELIFSSNSAKTHSGTISLPTGTVLNTALRLRVAADYVNVPLPTPCSTPQYSQTEDYAVTVQANVAPPVTEFSADATLTCSGCVQFTDQTQNAPTGWLWNFGDNTTSTLQNPRHCYTTPGTYTVTLTATNAAGNNVRTRTNYIVYNNAVPVAATCTPATTAFCCGYGITQFTLGSLTKTSQNGQAGYEDFTCGSRVQLTEGNTYAVSVTTGTNPQDTRIWLDLNNDGTFTSNELLFTALNRTNPTGSFLLPGSALKNVPLRLRVLSDYVGGADAPCAAPQLGQIEDYTVTVLPNTNPPVSAFASNYVLGACQNPVQFTDQSQNAPTSWFWEFGDGATSTLQNPSHQYTAGGAFSVTLTTTNAFGNNSITKTNSVVLMQPCVRYCEATGTTPNIWLTNVAVRRNATQDFANASAASPAGYGNYVDKVINLYQGANTSLDMTVNANFQHVLWAWVDWNRNGTFETTEQISNGITTASTFTAGFTVPSTVATRGFTRMRVMVRLNNLPTPSACQVNQNNSETEDYSVLVSPTQSTAEARSMPALSIFPNPTTDGKLHLRLPDPSAAGTYAVTVQNVLGATLLTSTVRLSPAQDAELNLSALPRGLYVVRLQDAQGQTAVRRVQRN; from the coding sequence ATGATCCCAACTCTACTTATCCGGCGCAGTGCGCCTGCTTTCTGGGCTAGCTTGCTTCTGCTGATTCTGCCTCTCACGCAGACGGCCTGGGCACAGTGCCCGCCGACGACCAGCGCCTGCACGCCCGGGTCGGCCCCGTCGTCCAGCTTTGCCTTTGGCATGGGTATTCTGAACGTGACCTTGGGTAGCATCAACAACACGACCCTGGGCGTGCAAGAAGGCTTCCGGGACTATGCCTGCACCATTGGCACCACCCTTACAGTAGGGCAGAACTATCCTATTTCGGTGCGAACCAATGCCAACGCCAACGAAAACGTGCGGGTGTATCTGGACCTGAACAACGATGGTACGCTAAACCCCACGACCGAGCTGATTTTCAGCTCTAATTCGGCCAAAACGCACTCGGGTACTATTTCGCTGCCGACGGGCACCGTGCTGAATACGGCCCTTCGCCTGCGTGTAGCTGCCGATTACGTGAATGTCCCGCTACCGACGCCTTGCTCTACGCCACAGTATTCCCAGACCGAGGATTACGCCGTAACGGTGCAGGCCAACGTAGCGCCGCCGGTTACTGAGTTCAGCGCCGATGCGACGCTGACCTGCTCGGGCTGCGTGCAGTTTACTGACCAAACTCAGAACGCTCCTACCGGCTGGCTCTGGAATTTCGGCGACAACACGACCAGCACCTTGCAGAACCCGCGCCACTGCTACACCACACCCGGCACCTACACCGTCACGCTCACGGCGACCAACGCGGCCGGCAACAACGTCCGGACCCGCACCAACTACATCGTCTATAACAATGCTGTTCCGGTAGCGGCTACCTGCACTCCGGCCACCACGGCCTTCTGCTGCGGCTACGGTATCACGCAGTTTACGCTGGGCTCCCTCACGAAAACTTCCCAGAATGGCCAGGCTGGCTACGAGGACTTCACCTGTGGCAGCCGGGTGCAGCTTACGGAAGGAAACACCTATGCTGTTAGCGTCACGACGGGCACCAACCCGCAGGACACCAGAATATGGCTGGACCTGAACAACGACGGCACATTTACGAGCAACGAGCTGCTGTTTACGGCCCTGAACCGCACCAATCCGACGGGCAGCTTCCTGCTTCCAGGTTCGGCGCTGAAAAACGTGCCATTGCGCCTGCGGGTTCTGTCTGACTATGTAGGTGGAGCTGATGCGCCGTGCGCCGCCCCGCAGCTGGGCCAGATTGAGGACTACACCGTAACCGTGCTGCCTAATACCAATCCGCCGGTTTCGGCTTTTGCCTCCAACTACGTGCTGGGTGCCTGCCAGAACCCAGTGCAGTTCACGGACCAAAGCCAGAACGCGCCCACCAGCTGGTTCTGGGAATTTGGTGATGGTGCTACCAGCACCCTGCAGAATCCGTCGCACCAGTACACGGCCGGCGGCGCCTTTAGCGTCACGCTGACTACCACCAACGCCTTCGGCAACAACTCCATCACCAAAACCAACTCCGTGGTGCTGATGCAGCCTTGCGTTCGGTACTGCGAGGCCACCGGCACGACGCCGAATATCTGGCTGACCAACGTAGCCGTGCGCCGCAATGCCACGCAGGACTTCGCCAATGCGTCTGCGGCTAGCCCCGCTGGCTACGGCAACTACGTGGATAAGGTGATTAACCTGTACCAGGGCGCCAATACCTCGTTGGACATGACCGTGAATGCCAATTTTCAGCACGTGCTGTGGGCATGGGTTGACTGGAACCGCAACGGCACCTTTGAAACTACGGAGCAGATTTCAAATGGCATCACTACGGCCTCTACCTTCACGGCCGGCTTCACGGTGCCTTCTACAGTAGCTACACGCGGCTTCACGCGCATGCGGGTGATGGTGCGCCTCAACAACCTGCCCACTCCCAGCGCCTGCCAGGTAAACCAGAATAACTCGGAAACGGAAGACTACTCCGTGTTGGTGAGCCCCACACAGAGCACAGCAGAGGCCCGGTCGATGCCGGCTCTCAGCATCTTCCCTAACCCTACTACCGATGGCAAGCTGCACCTGCGCCTGCCCGACCCGTCTGCGGCCGGTACCTACGCAGTAACGGTGCAGAATGTGCTGGGCGCTACCCTGCTCACCAGCACGGTGCGCCTGAGCCCGGCGCAGGATGCGGAACTGAACCTCTCGGCGCTGCCACGGGGCCTATATGTGGTGCGCCTCCAGGACGCCCAAGGCCAGACTGCCGTCCGCCGGGTGCAGCGCAACTAA